One window of the bacterium genome contains the following:
- a CDS encoding GxxExxY protein, whose product MNKEFKYKETTHQILNAVFEVHNALGCGFLEKVYENSLIHELRLKKCLQRPS is encoded by the coding sequence ATGAATAAGGAATTTAAGTATAAAGAGACAACTCATCAAATTCTAAACGCTGTCTTTGAAGTACATAATGCTTTAGGATGTGGATTCTTAGAAAAAGTCTATGAGAATTCACTCATTCACGAACTAAGATTAAAAAAATGTTTGCAAAGACCCAGTTAG